The genomic interval CCGACATTTTGACCCAGAAAACAACTTCACGGCGGCTCCAACATGGAGGAAACTCCCGCTGTCGGTCCTGGGAGCCGTCGCGTGCAGCCTCGGGTCCCTTTCCGGAGCGTGGGGCTAACCTGACGAGCGGCTTCGAGCGGCTTCGAGCGGCCGTACGTCGGCGCTGGTGCTTCGCAGTGATGATGGAGACGTGCTTGTTTGGCTCAACGTACGGTGGTTTATCGCGCGGCTTCCATTTTAGCATTCGCTGCTGCGTATGCGCTAATCTGATGGCGCGTCAGCCCAGACTCCGCTCACAAAGCCCCAAATTAGAAATTCACTTGGTTCCAGAGCGACGCGTTTTTGGCCCCAGCGTGGTTTGCATAGTCCAGGCACTGAACAGCTCCAACAGGTCGCTTCGGCTCATATTATTATAGTTTTAGAACGTCCATTGTCACTAACGTGCACGTAAAGTGCCAAGACCCACGCATTTAAACTAAACCGGAGTTTCACGCTTCGGTTCCCGCCCACGCAGCAGCCCTGAAACGTCGACGACCCGATGTGTGGCGGAGACACGACGTCACTGCTCCGCTTTGATTAGTGAACACAACCCGCAACGTTGGTTCTTAGTAAAGTAGCGTTGCATGAATACAAGTAAACggttgtggttgtttgtgtgttgacgTAGCGCCAACACGTGTGCGCGTGTTACGGTATTCGGAGAGTGTTTTCTACGGTTAACCGTCCTCCATCCGGTGTGGTCCTTAAACGTTTCACTCGGACCAGTTGAGACATTTTTCATGTGTTGATGCTTCTCACGAACCGAAGGTTGAGGTTCTACCTACGAGCTGGTGACTTAAATTGATCTAGAACACACTGCTTGTTCTGATGTCACGCACAAGAGTGGTTAATGTTTATATCAACGACAGCGACCACGGCTGTAATATGACACGAGCCTATGATGAGCTGCTGGTGCGTTCACGGCCTGTTGTCCGGTGGTTTCAGGAAGATAAACGACGCGTCAATTTTCCAGACTCCATTAGATTTACGATATTCTTGAATGGATTTTTCTGGTTCATGTACGTTGAGGAGCACTTGTGTTTGAACTACTTTAAACTTAGTTTATTGATATTCAAATCTCTTTCGACGCATGTAACACCTAAACGTGCTTTGTTGTAGTTTTCCTCTAAACCGGACTTTTTGATGAGCCAACCTCTTACTACCTGCTGTGGCTTTTGGACccatgtgttgtgttgttcctCAGGTGGCCGAGCTGGTGGTGGACAACTGTCGCTCCAGCGATGGAGAAGTGGAGGGTCTTAGCGACGAGTACTCGGAGCTGGAGATCCTCAGTATGGTGAACGTTGGCCTCGCCTCGCTCTCCAAACTGCCCTCACTACCCAAACTGCGCAAGGTTGGTTTGTTCCTCTGCCCAACACAAGTGGATTCGGCGCCTGTGTGGCTAACAGgcgtgtgtttacctgtgttcCAGTTGGAGGTGAGCGACAACAACATCTCAGGAGGTTTGGACACGTTGGCAGAGAAGTGTCCCAACCTGACGTACCTGAACCTGAGTGGGAACAAGATTAAAGAGCTGAGCTCCATCGAGGTTCTGGTAAATGGAACAGGTTTTTTACAGTGTGCGCACATTAATATTTCGTAGTGATGCTGGTCCCTGACTTGCCTGATGTGTTCTCGTCTTGCAGCAGAACCTTAAGAACCTAAAGAGTCTGGATCTGTACAGCTGTGAGGTGACCACGCTGGACGACTACAGGGAGAgtgtgtttgagctgctgccacagctcaCGTACCTGGATGGCTTCGACCAGGACGACAACGAGGTCCCCGACTCTGAGGCCG from Betta splendens chromosome 16, fBetSpl5.4, whole genome shotgun sequence carries:
- the LOC114842819 gene encoding acidic leucine-rich nuclear phosphoprotein 32 family member E-like isoform X3, which codes for MVNVGLASLSKLPSLPKLRKLEVSDNNISGGLDTLAEKCPNLTYLNLSGNKIKELSSIEVLQNLKNLKSLDLYSCEVTTLDDYRESVFELLPQLTYLDGFDQDDNEVPDSEADNDDDDDEAGPHGDNDDEEDEEEGSDEEEEEEEEEEVGLSYLMKEGIQDEEDDGDYVEEEEEEEEEEDGADVRGEKRKRDEDDEGDDDDDE
- the LOC114842819 gene encoding acidic leucine-rich nuclear phosphoprotein 32 family member E-like isoform X2; the encoded protein is MEMKKRIGLELRNKTPTEVAELVVDNCRSSDGEVEGLSDEYSELEILSMVNVGLASLSKLPSLPKLRKLEVSDNNISGGLDTLAEKCPNLTYLNLSGNKIKELSSIEVLQNLKNLKSLDLYSCEVTTLDDYRESVFELLPQLTYLDGFDQDDNEVPDSEADNDDDDDEAGPHGDNDDEEDEEEGSDEEEEEEEEEEVGLSYLMKEGIQDEEDDGDYVEEEEEEEEEDGADVRGEKRKRDEDDEGDDDDDE
- the LOC114842819 gene encoding acidic leucine-rich nuclear phosphoprotein 32 family member E-like isoform X1 translates to MEMKKRIGLELRNKTPTEVAELVVDNCRSSDGEVEGLSDEYSELEILSMVNVGLASLSKLPSLPKLRKLEVSDNNISGGLDTLAEKCPNLTYLNLSGNKIKELSSIEVLQNLKNLKSLDLYSCEVTTLDDYRESVFELLPQLTYLDGFDQDDNEVPDSEADNDDDDDEAGPHGDNDDEEDEEEGSDEEEEEEEEEEVGLSYLMKEGIQDEEDDGDYVEEEEEEEEEEDGADVRGEKRKRDEDDEGDDDDDE